The Vitis vinifera cultivar Pinot Noir 40024 chromosome 3, ASM3070453v1 region ttttagtttgataaatattttgaagtaaatttaagtctattttttaaaaattgaaaaatcacttataatatattttagagagatattttataattagagtgtatttgatagtgattttagaaaatgtttctagtctttctaatatttgaatgataaaaaattttaaatattataaaagttaaaaacactttttaaaattactgcTAAGAGTTTTTAATTAtccaaaaacacttttcaaaaaattatttgaatgaaaaacaCTAGAAACGCTTTTGAAAAAAGACACTTTCAAACAAATTACTTGAATGAAAAACACTAGGAGGAATCAATTGAAACAATTGAAGATGACAAGCACCAtcatagaaaacaaataaatgctTCATACCCTCTTTCGAGATTTAAATCTAGACGGTGGCCTGCAGTGATCTTGTCCATCTCATGCCTATTTCATTGGGAAATAACATTTGATGCGGTGAATGTGAAAAAGAGAAGGCAGAACTTAAACCCACACAAAATGCAAACCTACCTCACATCAGTGCGCATTTTGTCTATGTCATTACGCAGTTTTTCAGTTTCTCGTTGCAGTAGAGAAAAATGATGCTCCTTCGTCAAGATCAAAGCAtgaattagaattaaaaaaaatagattgatacaaaaatatgaaaagaggCACATATCTCTGTATGAAAACTCACTTAGAGTgagtttgataatgattttaagaagtatttttctAACATTTCAAGTGTTAGGAAAAGTAGAAACACTTCTGAGAATCATTGAAAAATGCACTCTTAAACTTTTATCctataatatgattttaaaaattacttttaaagaCTAAAAAAACTTACTTGTAATATTTCCTGTAAAAGCATTTGATAAGTAATTCTccaaaaaaacatttcaaatgaaTGTTTTTACTAAAATCACTTGAAAGAAAATACTATCAAACTCATTCTTAGAGTTCGTTTTAcaatgttttagaaaataggtctaacctaaaaagtgttttgaaaaaaaaaaaatcaaaagtttgacaaaatttataaaatatttctaaaaaatttaaaaatcacttatagtgtttCCTAAATAAATACTCAATGGGTGATTCTCCCAAAAACAAAGTTAGAAgaaacattttcattaaaaaaacacttcGAAGAAAAACAACAGTGCCAAACTCATTCTAGTCACATCAAACACTGCTTTAAGAAGAAAGATTTTGGAGTTTGATTCTAGCATATTAGTATCAATTGAAGTGTTAGAATATAATCCAAACTCTAGCTTTTTTTCCATTCCAAAatgaaaatcacaaaataaaacaccaaaattttgaaaatttcaagcAGATGTGAAGTCCTTTGGGAATGATTGATTTATGGGAGTGGGTTTCAAAATTGGAACCAAGGCTCTGATTTGATCCTAGAGTTTGGGCATCACCAAAATTGTAGTTGGAATTTGTTGGACCCAATAATATGAGAATCCATGCTGCTAGGTTTTCTAAGTTTCAAGAAGTTGTACGCTTGCTCTTCGTGCAAAAATTCCAATTCAATCTCCATGTCCaaataacaaaaatcaaataaaaataataataataataattgcaaaattagataaaataaaagaattagtaCCTGTGAACCTTGCACTTCCACCTTAAACTTGGAGAGATTTGATTCCTGTAACATGCTAGCCTAAACAAAAATTCATGCTCAAAATGATGTGGGGTTCAAAACTAATTagcaaataaaggaaaaattcAATACCTTCTGCAATTCTGGTTTGGAGACTAAAGATTGAGCCAAATTTTCCAAGGTATCATTTAAAACATGGGTCAAAGCAGTCGTTACCGCCTCAGCTTGTTTTGATGGCATGCCCTCTGCTTCTAAACTCTTAACCTGTAAACACATTGTGACAGATTTCTTAGTCCTTGAAATCAAATCTTAGCTAACACAATGAAAAATGTTCTTCAAAGATGATTGAAAACACCAATGTGGtgtcttcaaaattttctttgaaaaatgtGAAGATCCATCCCTAAAAAGTTAGAAATAGGAAATAATCAAGCTGACAAAAACAAAAGCGATTAACACAAGAAAAGCATAAAAATTTCCTTTACGGCAACCAATTCCTAAATAGCAGCAATTACCAGTGCCAATGTATCAACGAGAAATGCGCGCTTTCCACGACCATTTCCGAGCTGAGAAATCTGTCTGCAAGCAAATGGATGAACAACTGACCCATTCCATTCAAACAATGCCCCCAATCTGATAAAAGAAAACGCTCTCCTCGATCCAAACATTAAGAATTCTCAAGAACAAAACTGGTAGAGGAATAAGTAAATCGCGGTGAAATTCTTTATCTGAACCGCGGATgtgagagaaaagag contains the following coding sequences:
- the LOC100255513 gene encoding protein FMP32, mitochondrial translates to MFGSRRAFSFIRLGALFEWNGSVVHPFACRQISQLGNGRGKRAFLVDTLALVKSLEAEGMPSKQAEAVTTALTHVLNDTLENLAQSLVSKPELQKASMLQESNLSKFKVEVQGSQEHHFSLLQRETEKLRNDIDKMRTDVRHEMDKITAGHRLDLNLERGRIRDELAEQGAETTNLTNKLDREIHALRAHLEAAKYDVIKYCIGTVVSISAVGLAIIRIVL